One genomic window of Ziziphus jujuba cultivar Dongzao chromosome 4, ASM3175591v1 includes the following:
- the LOC107415928 gene encoding uncharacterized protein LOC107415928 isoform X1 has protein sequence MEEESNGGKVEKKMEGVASIALLPSGSISGHFIELPHSICYGLHGTELACERECSRGEDYRLVKLTIIDYIRKKEQVVVVERRGHDAARLCSVDHAHGWEKDIVGMVEQKHGKPKMSVSFDCETLKADTAAEDHIRQFMPKLAGLDAVVNIGRMSIIGVDFEAEE, from the exons AAGAGGAATCAAATGGAGGGAAAGTGGAGAAGAAGATGGAAGGAGTGGCTTCAATAGCATTATTGCCAAGTGGGTCCATATCTGGCCACTTCATTGAGCTTCCCCATTCTATTTGCTATGGCCTTCACGGCACTG AATTGGCATGTGAAAGGGAGTGTAGCAGGGGTGAGGATTATCGTCTGGTCAAGCTCACAATCATAGACTACATT agaaagaaagaacaaGTTGTGGTTGTGGAGCGTAGGGGTCATGATGCTGCTCGATTGTGTAGCGTTGATCATGCTCATGG TTGGGAGAAGGATATTGTCGGTATGGTTGAACAAAAGCATGGGAAGCCCAAAATGTCAGTTTCTTTTGACTGTGAGACACTGAAAGCTGATACAGCAGCCGAAGATCATATCAGGCAGTTCATGCCCAAATTAGCTGGCCTAGATGCGGTTG TTAACATTGGCCGGATGAGCATTATAGGGGTGGACTTTGAAGCTGAGGAATAG
- the LOC107415928 gene encoding uncharacterized protein LOC107415928 isoform X2 — translation MEESNGGKVEKKMEGVASIALLPSGSISGHFIELPHSICYGLHGTELACERECSRGEDYRLVKLTIIDYIRKKEQVVVVERRGHDAARLCSVDHAHGWEKDIVGMVEQKHGKPKMSVSFDCETLKADTAAEDHIRQFMPKLAGLDAVVNIGRMSIIGVDFEAEE, via the exons AGGAATCAAATGGAGGGAAAGTGGAGAAGAAGATGGAAGGAGTGGCTTCAATAGCATTATTGCCAAGTGGGTCCATATCTGGCCACTTCATTGAGCTTCCCCATTCTATTTGCTATGGCCTTCACGGCACTG AATTGGCATGTGAAAGGGAGTGTAGCAGGGGTGAGGATTATCGTCTGGTCAAGCTCACAATCATAGACTACATT agaaagaaagaacaaGTTGTGGTTGTGGAGCGTAGGGGTCATGATGCTGCTCGATTGTGTAGCGTTGATCATGCTCATGG TTGGGAGAAGGATATTGTCGGTATGGTTGAACAAAAGCATGGGAAGCCCAAAATGTCAGTTTCTTTTGACTGTGAGACACTGAAAGCTGATACAGCAGCCGAAGATCATATCAGGCAGTTCATGCCCAAATTAGCTGGCCTAGATGCGGTTG TTAACATTGGCCGGATGAGCATTATAGGGGTGGACTTTGAAGCTGAGGAATAG
- the LOC107415926 gene encoding EID1-like F-box protein 2 has translation MILTKQYRCIHSTSCQCTKGHLSEDVVFLVFQQLNWNPKMIATLSCVCKWFDDLAKRVLWKEFCRTRAPKMMLDLQSSGSHSVDGNWRALGKLLIYCSGCKKGGLFNSIQIPGHFVYRTRFSRTSGKSFLLPQCRTDVLYVSDPCEHLDQGEEGDVGFFRGVFKSFSTSKVRQMLIKRGAKLHPTEVCPYCKAKLWSMLQAKMIPQSASCRLVAYEDCVEYYVCLNGHVLGICTLLPLSDSEEASEFE, from the coding sequence ATGATTCTTACAAAGCAGTATCGTTGTATCCACTCAACAAGCTGTCAATGCACGAAAGGGCATCTTAGCGAAGATGTGGTATTTCTAGTGTTCCAACAATTGAATTGGAATCCGAAGATGATTGCTACTCTTTCATGTGTGTGCAAATGGTTTGATGATCTTGCTAAGCGAGTGCTATGGAAGGAATTTTGCCGAACTAGAGCACCAAAGATGATGCTTGATCTGCAGTCTAGTGGGAGTCACAGTGTAGATGGTAACTGGAGGGCACTAGGGAAGCTGCTTATATACTGTTCCGGATGTAAGAAGGGTGGCCTATTTAATAGCATCCAAATCCCTGGTCACTTCGTTTATAGGACTAGATTCTCCAGGACATCAGGAAAGAGCTTTCTACTGCCACAATGCAGAACTGATGTTTTATATGTTTCTGATCCTTGCGAACATCTTGACCAAGGAGAGGAAGGGGATGTTGGCTTTTTCCGTGGAGTTTTCAAGTCATTTTCGACGTCAAAGGTTCGACAGATGCTGATTAAGAGGGGGGCCAAGCTTCATCCCACAGAAGTATGCCCTTACTGTAAGGCAAAGTTGTGGAGCATGCTGCAAGCCAAAATGATACCTCAGAGTGCCAGCTGTAGGTTGGTTGCTTATGAGGATTGCGTTGAGTATTATGTTTGCCTCAATGGACACGTCCTTGGAATCTGCACCCTCTTACCTTTGTCTGATTCAGAAGAGGCATCTGAATTCGAGTGA